Proteins from a genomic interval of Candidatus Nomurabacteria bacterium:
- a CDS encoding XRE family transcriptional regulator produces MLSKEIRDIIKEVDKRDPESKKRRASYEIFFNLSLDIAKLRRSKGLSQRQLAKILKTSHPSIARWESPGYESYNLKKLVELADVLDHSIEIRFFPSQSFATSTVNALHTWANSTFKSIKAELVPTTLMSTNIELKGGTQ; encoded by the coding sequence ATGCTTAGCAAAGAAATACGCGACATAATAAAAGAGGTAGACAAACGTGACCCGGAATCAAAAAAGAGACGGGCTAGTTACGAAATCTTCTTCAATCTATCCTTAGATATAGCAAAACTCAGGCGCAGTAAGGGTCTGTCTCAAAGACAATTGGCAAAAATCCTAAAAACAAGTCACCCATCGATTGCCAGGTGGGAGAGCCCTGGATATGAGAGTTACAACCTCAAAAAGCTCGTCGAACTCGCAGACGTACTCGACCATAGCATCGAGATAAGGTTCTTTCCATCTCAAAGCTTTGCTACATCTACAGTAAACGCATTGCATACTTGGGCTAACAGCACCTTTAAATCAATAAAGGCAGAGTTAGTGCCCACTACACTCATGTCCACGAACATAGAATTAAAAGGAGGAACACAGTAA
- a CDS encoding type II toxin-antitoxin system RelE/ParE family toxin has product MNQTFKVEVHHCTSSSKAPFTEALAQFEGVSVELRDKVLKGLEKLQYRFNWGKSGFTEYIAKGVYCMRIIHKNTIARVFFTMIKGKIYLLNGFVKKTQQMPKREIEKAIYHMKEVHYA; this is encoded by the coding sequence ATGAACCAAACATTCAAGGTAGAGGTCCACCACTGCACAAGCTCAAGTAAGGCCCCCTTCACGGAGGCTTTAGCTCAGTTCGAGGGGGTCTCAGTTGAGCTGAGGGATAAGGTTCTCAAAGGTTTAGAGAAACTCCAGTACAGGTTCAACTGGGGGAAATCTGGCTTTACAGAATACATAGCCAAGGGGGTCTATTGTATGAGAATAATACACAAGAATACTATAGCTAGAGTATTCTTCACGATGATAAAGGGCAAAATATATCTATTAAACGGATTTGTAAAAAAAACTCAACAAATGCCCAAACGGGAAATTGAAAAAGCCATATATCACATGAAGGAGGTACACTATGCTTAG
- a CDS encoding ABC-F family ATP-binding cassette domain-containing protein → MFVIDIDNLDFSFESSEDKLFEELDLNLNSGEIVGLVGPNGSGKSTLMKLIIGELSPNAGQIRLKTPGYLPQEVDLGNLNKSLKDLFEARFGADEWRGELALDISGLTALNIDSELKSLSGGQKTRLGLGLILAGEDIPECLLLDEPTNNLDSEGLEWLKRVLEDYRGGVLIASHERVFLDDVVESIVAIEDKKLASYGGGYSSYREQLEAKQKAQEDEYLTSLSEKKKLESYIGTNKQRVNKVSSEKFDKTKHEGKMGFNTKRSWSEAGLGRKIKAAHSKLDQLDEVAEPNKVPVLDVRLDAVIPRSKIVLRLNDLNKSFAQKGVIADFSLEVRGPERLLVSGQNGSGKSTLLSIIVGKLSADSGDVELGEGLTFGYFSQDVYGLDQFKTPLEELNNLEKDKARCYLLCIKAGLSKQSADKKISELSRGQQAKLGFVKLMLTQPDVLVIDEPTNHLDMQTKEAIENALKDFGGAIILASHDKYFVEKLAISRFINLQ, encoded by the coding sequence ATGTTTGTTATTGATATAGATAATCTGGATTTCTCTTTTGAATCCAGCGAAGATAAATTGTTTGAGGAACTCGATCTCAACCTAAACAGTGGTGAGATTGTAGGGTTGGTAGGTCCTAATGGTAGCGGCAAAAGTACTCTAATGAAGCTCATTATTGGTGAGCTTAGTCCGAATGCTGGCCAGATTAGGCTAAAAACTCCTGGTTATCTTCCTCAAGAAGTGGATTTAGGGAATTTAAATAAGAGCCTAAAAGATTTGTTTGAAGCGAGATTCGGTGCTGATGAGTGGCGTGGTGAACTAGCCTTGGACATAAGTGGTCTAACAGCCCTAAATATAGATTCTGAACTGAAGTCTTTGAGTGGAGGTCAGAAGACTAGACTGGGGCTAGGTTTAATATTGGCGGGCGAAGACATTCCAGAATGTTTGTTATTGGATGAGCCAACCAATAACTTAGACTCTGAAGGGCTTGAATGGTTAAAAAGGGTTTTAGAAGATTACAGAGGTGGAGTCTTAATTGCCTCCCATGAGAGAGTCTTTTTGGATGATGTGGTTGAGAGTATAGTGGCTATTGAAGATAAGAAGCTGGCTAGCTACGGTGGAGGGTACTCTTCTTACAGAGAGCAACTTGAGGCTAAGCAGAAAGCTCAGGAGGACGAGTATTTAACTAGCCTAAGTGAGAAGAAAAAGCTGGAAAGTTATATAGGAACCAACAAGCAAAGGGTTAATAAGGTATCTTCAGAAAAGTTTGATAAAACGAAGCATGAAGGTAAGATGGGCTTTAATACGAAGAGGTCATGGTCCGAGGCTGGGTTGGGCCGTAAGATTAAAGCGGCTCATTCTAAGCTGGATCAACTAGATGAAGTAGCAGAGCCAAATAAGGTTCCGGTATTGGATGTGAGGCTGGACGCAGTTATACCTCGATCAAAGATCGTCTTGAGGTTAAATGACTTGAATAAAAGTTTTGCTCAGAAGGGTGTAATTGCCGATTTTAGTCTCGAAGTGAGGGGTCCGGAAAGGCTGTTGGTAAGTGGTCAGAACGGATCGGGTAAGTCTACTTTGCTGAGTATTATAGTTGGTAAGCTAAGTGCTGACTCGGGTGATGTTGAGTTAGGTGAGGGCTTAACTTTTGGATATTTTAGTCAGGATGTGTACGGATTAGACCAATTTAAAACACCCTTGGAAGAGCTGAATAACCTGGAAAAAGATAAGGCTAGATGTTATCTGCTTTGCATAAAAGCTGGTCTATCTAAGCAGTCTGCCGATAAAAAAATTTCTGAGCTATCAAGGGGCCAGCAGGCTAAACTTGGTTTTGTGAAACTGATGCTCACACAGCCTGATGTTCTGGTTATAGATGAACCAACTAACCACCTAGATATGCAGACAAAAGAGGCCATTGAAAATGCTCTTAAGGATTTTGGAGGGGCTATAATATTGGCTAGTCACGATAAATATTTTGTAGAAAAACTTGCGATTTCTAGATTTATTAATTTGCAGTAG
- the tgt gene encoding tRNA guanosine(34) transglycosylase Tgt, producing the protein MSDFFSVTSTTSGVRNGVLKFRNGSEVKTPTFMPVGTRGAVKSLSPELVKSTGAGILLANTYHLHLSPGEGVVKNGGGTAQWMRWEGPMLTDSGGFQVFSLGKIRKITEKGVKFRNPVNGDVIFISPEKSIQIQHDLGADIIMAFDDVVDLHNERHRQREAMERTHRWLDRCVKEHQKLLKKNFPKGGGPKLFGIVQGGLSRELRLESLSFIQSQPVDGIAIGGLSVGETREEMHEMLEFLSDKFDDSPRPHYLMGVGHPVDMRKAIECGIDMFDCVLPTRNARHGSVWIASDKQISIKVEKFKIDNDPIEVGCDCYACSNGFSKSWFRAQFKANEPLAGALASIHNLRYLQRLCESKQMTNLE; encoded by the coding sequence ATGAGTGATTTTTTTTCTGTAACTAGTACAACAAGTGGTGTAAGAAATGGTGTTTTAAAATTCCGTAATGGATCAGAAGTAAAGACGCCTACTTTTATGCCTGTTGGTACTCGGGGAGCTGTTAAGTCTCTTTCTCCTGAGTTAGTTAAGTCAACGGGGGCGGGAATTCTTCTTGCAAATACTTATCATTTACACCTTTCTCCTGGAGAAGGAGTGGTTAAAAACGGTGGTGGGACTGCTCAGTGGATGCGTTGGGAGGGTCCGATGCTGACGGATTCTGGAGGTTTCCAGGTCTTTTCTCTAGGTAAAATAAGAAAGATTACAGAAAAAGGGGTGAAGTTTAGGAATCCTGTTAACGGAGATGTTATTTTTATATCTCCAGAGAAATCTATACAGATTCAGCATGATCTGGGAGCTGATATTATTATGGCCTTTGATGATGTGGTAGATCTTCATAATGAGCGCCATCGGCAAAGGGAGGCTATGGAAAGAACCCACCGATGGTTAGATCGCTGTGTTAAAGAGCACCAGAAGCTACTTAAAAAGAATTTTCCTAAAGGTGGCGGACCTAAGTTATTTGGCATTGTTCAGGGCGGACTATCTAGAGAATTAAGGTTAGAATCTCTTAGTTTTATTCAATCTCAGCCTGTTGATGGTATCGCTATCGGTGGCCTTTCTGTAGGGGAGACTAGAGAAGAGATGCACGAGATGCTAGAGTTTTTGAGTGATAAGTTTGATGATTCTCCTCGACCACACTATCTAATGGGGGTTGGACACCCAGTGGATATGCGAAAGGCGATTGAATGTGGAATTGATATGTTTGATTGTGTGCTGCCGACTCGTAATGCTCGTCACGGTAGTGTCTGGATCGCTAGCGACAAACAAATATCTATCAAAGTAGAGAAGTTTAAGATTGATAATGATCCGATAGAAGTTGGCTGTGACTGTTATGCTTGCTCAAACGGGTTTAGTAAGAGTTGGTTTAGGGCCCAGTTTAAAGCAAACGAGCCCCTAGCTGGGGCTCTTGCGAGTATTCATAATTTGAGATATTTGCAAAGGTTGTGCGAAAGTAAGCAGATGACTAATCTGGAATAG
- a CDS encoding DUF4145 domain-containing protein — MTSNYSINAHTSRGTKHSSFDKKPNSCPHCFTTIDAPPHSGYIAAGSKLRIVYSCTNEDCLEIFIGNYEEHAEESGHYAFIDTSFGNPRKSSFPDTIAKISPNFIEIYNESFEAEQLGIRHLAGPGYRKSLEFLIKDYLVEQDPDNANDIKKKFLGKCIEENLDNARIKSAAKRAYLIGNDETHYEKRLNDKDIEDLKTLIKICVDFIDMNIRLDQYEEAIPD, encoded by the coding sequence ATGACGAGTAACTATTCAATAAATGCACATACCAGTAGAGGCACTAAACATTCTAGCTTTGATAAGAAGCCGAACAGCTGCCCGCATTGCTTCACTACGATAGACGCCCCTCCACATAGCGGGTACATAGCAGCAGGCTCAAAGCTAAGGATAGTATATTCCTGCACTAACGAGGACTGCCTAGAGATCTTTATTGGTAACTATGAGGAGCATGCCGAGGAATCTGGCCACTACGCTTTTATCGACACATCATTTGGCAACCCAAGGAAATCCTCTTTCCCGGATACTATAGCTAAGATTTCACCAAACTTTATTGAGATATATAACGAATCTTTTGAAGCAGAACAGCTAGGGATCAGGCATTTAGCAGGTCCAGGCTATAGAAAATCTCTGGAGTTCTTAATTAAAGACTACTTAGTAGAACAAGATCCAGATAATGCCAATGATATTAAGAAGAAGTTCCTTGGAAAGTGTATTGAGGAGAATCTGGATAATGCAAGAATTAAGTCAGCCGCCAAAAGAGCCTACCTAATAGGCAATGACGAGACTCACTACGAGAAGAGGCTGAATGATAAAGATATTGAAGATCTAAAGACTCTCATTAAAATATGTGTTGACTTCATAGATATGAATATCCGATTAGACCAATACGAGGAAGCTATTCCAGATTAG
- a CDS encoding MGMT family protein — protein MPRVDAGFKDRVYVLVAQIPEGRLMTYGQIAALCGNPMAAWEVGQIAHMGPKDLPWQRVVNKQGGLASAYTWGGFEGHKKELEAEGIKVSKDFTVDIEQLMWWPEGKQI, from the coding sequence ATGCCAAGAGTGGATGCAGGGTTTAAAGATCGAGTTTACGTTCTGGTAGCTCAAATACCTGAAGGGCGATTAATGACATACGGGCAAATTGCGGCTTTATGCGGAAATCCAATGGCGGCATGGGAAGTAGGACAGATAGCGCATATGGGGCCAAAGGATCTACCCTGGCAAAGGGTGGTCAATAAACAGGGTGGTTTAGCATCGGCCTATACTTGGGGAGGTTTTGAGGGTCATAAAAAAGAACTCGAAGCCGAAGGAATTAAGGTGAGCAAAGATTTTACAGTCGATATTGAGCAACTTATGTGGTGGCCTGAGGGTAAACAGATCTAG
- a CDS encoding winged helix-turn-helix transcriptional regulator has translation MVDQLFGSKTRVKLLKFFFANQDEEFFVRELTRLLDEQINSIRRELINLADAGVVKSIDKENKVYYRLNKEGDLYEGLDKILAPRVEATSGDAKEVKAGKVVGVAGEKKGIVVKDAKLKLVKDEIGALEGIKLVSVSGSLLKNAPRGVDLVAVGDLSDKDEVKFKEVVSGIETKLNKSLNYVLFSEEDYRYRLKINDRFIISFLQGKHEVLLDELK, from the coding sequence ATGGTAGATCAATTATTTGGATCAAAGACGAGAGTAAAGTTGCTAAAATTCTTTTTTGCTAATCAAGATGAAGAGTTCTTTGTTCGAGAGTTAACGAGGCTATTGGATGAACAAATTAACTCTATTAGAAGGGAGCTCATTAATTTGGCAGATGCAGGGGTAGTTAAGTCAATTGATAAAGAAAATAAGGTTTACTACAGACTTAATAAAGAAGGAGATCTTTACGAGGGCTTGGATAAAATATTAGCTCCAAGAGTCGAGGCTACATCTGGGGATGCTAAAGAGGTCAAGGCGGGCAAAGTTGTCGGTGTGGCTGGAGAGAAGAAGGGAATTGTGGTTAAAGATGCTAAATTAAAGCTTGTTAAAGATGAGATTGGAGCTCTTGAAGGCATAAAGTTAGTCTCAGTATCTGGGTCATTGCTCAAAAACGCTCCAAGAGGGGTCGATCTTGTTGCTGTCGGAGATTTATCCGATAAAGATGAGGTAAAATTTAAAGAAGTAGTATCTGGTATTGAAACTAAGTTGAATAAATCTTTAAATTACGTTTTATTCAGCGAAGAAGATTACAGGTATAGATTAAAGATTAACGACAGGTTTATTATTTCTTTTTTGCAAGGTAAGCACGAGGTTTTGCTCGACGAGTTAAAATAA
- a CDS encoding MBL fold metallo-hydrolase, which yields MEIEYFGGNAIRLKVGTTSIGFDLSLPGQDKFVGASKELRAAFYTDSSKVKGTLPDGVMKFEMAGEYEIGPFSVQGVATKSYGDVYGTSSSNVYLADGGEFGLIGVVGYVNKELDEKAGELLANARLLFVPVGGTGLGLEPEEALKIVKELNAEFVVPIHFDDGKTKYDSPQAKVDEFIKLTGVEPDVFEGKVNTKSLGPAIDGFKVVVIKP from the coding sequence ATGGAAATTGAGTATTTTGGTGGCAATGCAATTAGATTAAAAGTCGGGACTACAAGTATTGGTTTTGATTTGAGTCTACCAGGGCAGGATAAGTTTGTTGGAGCTTCAAAAGAACTTAGGGCGGCTTTTTATACGGATTCATCTAAGGTCAAAGGTACTCTTCCGGATGGAGTAATGAAGTTTGAGATGGCTGGAGAGTACGAAATTGGACCTTTTAGCGTCCAAGGTGTAGCAACAAAATCTTATGGCGATGTTTATGGTACTTCAAGCTCTAATGTTTATCTTGCGGACGGTGGTGAATTTGGGCTTATTGGAGTAGTTGGGTACGTTAATAAAGAGTTGGATGAAAAAGCAGGGGAGCTTTTAGCTAATGCTAGACTTTTATTTGTTCCGGTAGGTGGTACTGGACTTGGTCTGGAGCCTGAAGAAGCTTTAAAAATTGTGAAAGAGTTAAATGCTGAGTTTGTTGTTCCTATTCATTTTGATGATGGTAAAACTAAGTACGATTCTCCACAGGCTAAAGTAGACGAGTTTATTAAGCTTACAGGAGTTGAACCTGATGTGTTTGAAGGTAAGGTTAATACTAAGAGCTTGGGCCCTGCTATAGACGGCTTTAAGGTGGTTGTAATCAAGCCATAG
- the rpmB gene encoding 50S ribosomal protein L28, whose product MQRCEVTGKGKQYGNNVSFSQRHTKRTWKPNLQKKTIMIDGKKVKLKVSAQGIRILKKRGLLPS is encoded by the coding sequence ATGCAAAGATGCGAAGTAACAGGTAAAGGAAAGCAGTACGGTAACAACGTAAGTTTTTCACAGCGTCATACTAAACGAACTTGGAAGCCAAATCTACAAAAAAAGACCATTATGATTGATGGTAAAAAAGTGAAACTTAAAGTTAGCGCCCAAGGGATAAGAATTCTTAAGAAAAGGGGACTTCTTCCTTCATAA
- the rplT gene encoding 50S ribosomal protein L20 codes for MRVKKGINKHRKHKKILKQAKGMQRNRTRSYKLAKQAVNRSLQYSYRDRRNRKRDFRKLWITRISNACQANGTKYSSFIGKLKVKNISLDRKVLADIAVADEKAFSKLVQDLDK; via the coding sequence ATGAGAGTTAAAAAAGGTATCAACAAGCACAGAAAGCACAAGAAAATTCTAAAGCAAGCTAAAGGCATGCAGCGTAATAGAACTCGTTCATATAAACTTGCTAAGCAAGCTGTTAATAGATCACTCCAGTACTCTTACCGAGATAGGAGGAACCGTAAACGTGACTTCCGTAAACTATGGATCACTCGTATCTCTAATGCGTGCCAAGCTAATGGCACAAAGTACTCAAGTTTCATAGGAAAACTTAAAGTAAAAAATATTAGCTTAGACAGGAAAGTTCTAGCTGATATAGCTGTAGCAGACGAAAAAGCCTTTTCTAAGCTAGTCCAGGACCTTGATAAATAA
- the rpmI gene encoding 50S ribosomal protein L35, translated as MPKIKTHKSTAKRVKVTGSGKLMRRRGFMNHFMEKKSEGRKRDNRKRNEVHSTKQKSVKRSLGM; from the coding sequence ATGCCAAAGATTAAGACACACAAATCTACTGCTAAAAGAGTAAAAGTAACTGGCTCTGGTAAGCTTATGCGTCGTCGTGGGTTCATGAATCACTTCATGGAAAAGAAAAGTGAGGGCCGTAAACGAGATAATCGTAAAAGAAATGAAGTCCACTCTACAAAGCAAAAAAGTGTTAAACGTTCCCTTGGAATGTAG
- a CDS encoding translation initiation factor IF-3, whose amino-acid sequence MRRRSRNAAPKARINRNHQIRAETLRVISEEGDLLGIMSKQEALKIAEEQGKDLIEISANSDPAVARIMEFGKFKYQQERKDRAAKKTAHVTEVKQVRISLKIGQHDLDTKLKKMKVFLEEGHKVRVTMMLKGRENAHQDLGFLRLEEISGTISEWADIDQPAKLNGRNISIIYRHKN is encoded by the coding sequence TTGAGAAGAAGAAGTAGAAACGCAGCCCCTAAGGCGAGAATCAACCGTAATCATCAAATCCGAGCAGAGACTCTTCGTGTCATCTCCGAAGAAGGAGACCTCCTTGGTATCATGAGCAAACAAGAAGCTCTAAAAATAGCTGAGGAACAGGGAAAAGACCTTATAGAGATATCGGCTAACTCCGACCCTGCCGTAGCTCGTATCATGGAATTTGGCAAATTTAAATACCAGCAAGAAAGAAAAGATCGCGCTGCTAAAAAAACAGCTCATGTTACGGAAGTAAAACAGGTAAGGATTTCACTTAAAATTGGGCAGCATGATCTTGATACAAAACTTAAAAAAATGAAGGTCTTTTTAGAAGAGGGACACAAAGTTAGAGTAACTATGATGCTAAAAGGAAGAGAGAATGCCCATCAAGACTTAGGTTTCTTGCGATTAGAAGAAATCAGTGGTACAATAAGTGAATGGGCCGATATCGATCAGCCAGCTAAGCTTAATGGTCGTAATATCAGTATCATCTATCGACACAAAAACTAA
- a CDS encoding YifB family Mg chelatase-like AAA ATPase, producing MIATIYSSTNIGYQGEKILVECDLINSLPGITIVGLGAKAIDESRERIRSAIKNSALKMPTKKATLNLAPADLPKDGTSYDLPMALSILVSSGEVPNNDLVKSSSFIGELSLDGSIRPVKGIISHIEVAKKNKLQNIFIPSENSSQAWLVSGINVIPCSKLQDVVEVIKNGTAPVIEIKKPSIINFKDDNPIDYAEIQGQAQAKRALEIAAAGHHNVLLNGSPGAGKTMMARALLSILPPPSEEEIIEITKIHSLSGETKGVITNRPFRSPHHTSSSAALIGGGKIPKPGEISLSHKGVLFLDEIPEFPRVTLEALRQPLEDKVINISRANQNSSYPADFMLIATQNPCPCGYALDEDKECTCSHLQALAYSKKLSGPLLDRIDMVLTVQKVKHNLLLKDAPSGEKSANIRKRVIMARKTQHRRFKDLSMSNSRMTNTQIKTLAKLNPEAKLFLDSSAKKLQLSARGYMKTIKVARTIADLAGSDNIKTEYIVEALQYRYK from the coding sequence ATGATCGCAACTATCTATTCTTCTACAAATATCGGCTATCAAGGAGAAAAAATCCTTGTAGAATGTGACCTAATTAACAGCTTACCAGGGATAACAATAGTTGGTCTCGGGGCAAAAGCTATTGATGAGTCCAGAGAGCGTATCCGAAGCGCAATTAAAAACTCCGCCCTGAAGATGCCCACCAAAAAGGCCACTTTAAACCTCGCACCAGCAGATCTACCTAAAGATGGAACCAGCTATGACTTACCTATGGCTCTTTCTATTTTAGTCAGTTCGGGAGAAGTTCCAAATAACGACTTAGTAAAAAGTAGCTCTTTCATTGGTGAGCTCTCCCTTGATGGTTCTATTAGACCCGTCAAAGGCATAATCTCCCACATAGAAGTTGCTAAGAAGAATAAGCTACAAAACATTTTTATCCCTAGTGAAAATAGCTCTCAAGCATGGCTAGTCAGTGGAATTAATGTTATTCCCTGTTCTAAACTACAAGATGTCGTCGAAGTAATTAAAAACGGAACAGCTCCAGTTATAGAGATCAAGAAGCCTTCAATTATTAACTTTAAAGATGACAATCCAATAGATTACGCCGAGATACAAGGTCAAGCCCAAGCAAAAAGAGCTTTAGAAATTGCCGCAGCAGGGCATCATAATGTTTTGCTTAACGGTTCACCCGGAGCTGGAAAAACTATGATGGCCAGAGCCCTACTTTCAATTTTACCTCCCCCAAGCGAGGAAGAAATAATTGAAATAACTAAAATCCATAGTTTATCAGGAGAAACAAAAGGGGTTATAACTAACAGACCTTTTAGGTCTCCACACCACACGTCCAGTTCTGCAGCTCTAATCGGAGGAGGTAAAATCCCTAAGCCTGGAGAAATAAGTTTAAGCCACAAGGGAGTGTTATTTTTAGACGAAATTCCAGAATTCCCTAGAGTCACCCTAGAAGCACTAAGACAACCCCTTGAAGATAAAGTTATTAATATCTCTCGGGCCAATCAAAACTCTTCCTATCCTGCCGATTTCATGTTAATCGCTACTCAAAATCCTTGCCCATGCGGTTATGCGCTCGACGAAGACAAAGAATGCACATGCTCTCACCTTCAAGCTCTCGCCTATAGCAAAAAGCTATCTGGACCCCTTCTTGATCGTATAGACATGGTATTAACAGTCCAGAAAGTTAAACATAACTTACTCTTAAAAGACGCCCCTAGCGGTGAAAAAAGTGCCAACATTAGAAAGCGTGTCATCATGGCTAGAAAAACCCAACACAGGCGCTTTAAAGACCTTTCTATGAGTAATTCTCGCATGACGAATACCCAAATAAAGACCTTGGCTAAGCTAAATCCTGAAGCTAAGTTATTTTTAGACTCATCAGCTAAAAAACTCCAACTTTCTGCCAGAGGTTATATGAAAACAATTAAAGTTGCTAGAACTATTGCTGACTTAGCTGGATCCGATAACATTAAAACAGAATATATAGTCGAAGCTCTCCAATATCGATATAAATAA